aataaaatggGTAAGAGAACAAATAATAAACTAATATATGAGGATATTATAGTGGTTGATTCAAACCCACTTAAtatcattaataaaaattttaatgaagcATCTGATAtaactgtaaaaaaaattgtaaataccTTTACAAATTTTGTTGGTTCTGGTGATATAATTCCACCTAAGCGATTGTTTACATTTTAAGGTATATCATTATTcagtatattatatatgaacCATTCATAT
The nucleotide sequence above comes from Plasmodium cynomolgi strain B DNA, scaffold: 0701, whole genome shotgun sequence. Encoded proteins:
- a CDS encoding Pv-fam-d protein (putative) encodes the protein MILSGFESTTIISSYISLLFVLLPILLMYILYKYKECKHLTKIYGS